One Triticum dicoccoides isolate Atlit2015 ecotype Zavitan chromosome 5B, WEW_v2.0, whole genome shotgun sequence genomic window carries:
- the LOC119308035 gene encoding quinolinate synthase, chloroplastic-like isoform X2, translating into MDTSTLAAVASFVALSTKPRLLPPLIPSRSLPRTRGSLAVCCSHSHASPPPSPLPCTASDEEEVAPPHLRLCRLAEEFGALPDADRARRLLAYAAALPPLPQADRVAANRVMGCVAQVWLLGSCDRSGRMRFAADSDSELSRGYCSCLVSALDGAGPEEVLDVDPADLAPLGVAAGARSRVNTWHNVLVGMQKRARAAIAAREGRRRGEPFPSLVIGRDGAVRAQGSYAEAKAKFLSPDQSKISELVNALREKQIGIVAHFYMDPEVQGILTAAKRQWPHIHISDSLVMADSAVQMAEAGCKYIAVLGVDFMSENVRAILDQAGFTQVGVYRMSSEQIGCSLADAASSSAYTHFLKTASRSPPSLHVIYINTSLETKARTHELVPTITCTSSNVVATILQAFAEIPDLNVWYGPDSYMGANIADLFKRMTIMSDEEITEIHPDHNRKTISSLLQRLHYYQNGNCIVHDMFGHEVVEKIKEEYCDAFLTAHFEVPGEMFSLSMEAKTRGMGVVGSTQNILDFIKYHLKQTLDRNVDDHLQFVLGTESGMITSIVAAVRQLFDSYESSKEVANDLEQINIVPGVFSGEGCSIHGGCASCPYMKMNSLESLFKICQQLPGEDNSLSVYQASRLNAKTSLGKLVAEVGCEPILHMRHFQATKRLPDKLVHQVIHGNGGEPL; encoded by the exons ATGgacacctccaccctcgccgccgtcgCTTCCTTCGTCGCCTTGTCCACGAAGCCCCGCCTCCTCCCGCCACTCATCCCCTCTCGCAGCCTTCCACGCACCCGCGGCTCCCTTGCCGTCTGCTGCTCTCACTCCCACGCCTCTCCTCCGCCCTCGCCCCTCCCGTGCACTGCGTCCGATGAGGAGGAGGTCGCTCCTCCGCACCTCCGCCTCTGCCGGCTCGCCGAGGAGTTCGGCGCTCTCCCGGACGCCGACCGCGCGCGCCGCCTGCTCGCTTACGCGGCCGCGCTCCCGCCGCTGCCCCAGGCGGACCGCGTCGCGGCCAACCGCGTCATGGGGTGCGTCGCGCAGGTCTGGCTCCTGGGCAGCTGCGATCGCTCGGGACGCATGCGGTTCGCGGCCGACTCCGACTCCGAGCTCTCGCGCGGGTATTGTTCCTGCCTCGTCTCCGCGCTCGACGGCGCGGGCCCCGAGGAGGTGCTCGACGTGGACCCCGCCGATCTCGCGCCGCTCGGTGTGGCCGCGGGGGCGCGGTCCCGGGTCAATACGTGGCACAACGTGCTCGTCGGCATGCAGAAGCGGGCACGGGCAGCCATTGCGGCGCGCGAGGGCAGGCGTCGTGGGGAACCGTTCCCGTCGCTCGTGATCGGCCGGGACGGCGCCGTCCGCGCGCAAGGAAGCTACGCCGAGGCCAAG GCGAAGTTTTTATCTCCTGACCAGTCCAAGATTTCCGAGCTTGTGAATGCCCTCAGAGAGAAACAAATTGGGATTGTGGCCCATTTCTACATGGATCCTGAGGTGCAAGGCATACTAACTGCTGCAAAGAGGCAATGGCCCCACATTCACATATCCGACTCATTGGTAATGGCAGATAGTGCTGTTCAGATGGCTGAAGCAGGATGCAAATATATCGCTGTGCTAGGTGTTGACTTCATGTCAGAAAATGTCCGTGCAATACTTGATCAAGCAGGATTTACTCAG GTTGGTGTTTATAGAATGTCCAGCGAGCAAATTGGTTGTTCCTTGGCAGATGCTGCTTCAAGTTCTGCTTATACACATTTTCTTAAGACGGCATCAAGATCTCCTCCTTCTTTACATGTCATTTATATCAATACCTCACTGGAAACAAAAGCTCGTACTCATGAACTTGTTCCTACGATAACCTGTACCTCTTCCAATGTTGTTGCAACTATACTACAG GCATTTGCTGAAATACCAGATCTTAATGTCTGGTATGGTCCTGATTCCTATATGGGTGCGAACATAGCAGACCTATTTAAGAGAATGACTATCATGTCAGATGAAGAGATTACAGAGATACATCCAGATCACAACAGGAAAACTATAAGTTCATTATTACAACGTCTTCATTACTATCAG aATGGTAACTGTATTGTGCATGATATGTTTGGCCATGAAGTTGTGGAGAAAATAAAGGAGGAATACTGTGATGCATTTCTAACTGCACACTTTGAAGTCCCAGGAGAAATGTTCTCTTTGTCGATGGAAGCAAAGACGAGGGGAATGGGAGTAGTTGGATCCACTCAGAATATCTTAGATTTCATTAAATACCATTTGAAGCAGACTCTGGATCGGAATGTTGATGATCATCTTCAGTTTGTATTGGGAACAGAATCAGGAATGATCACTTCGATTGTTGCTGCTGTCCGGCAATTATTTGACTCCTATGAATCTTCCAAAGAAG TAGCGAATGATTTAGAACAGATTAATATCGTGCCTGGTGTGTTTTCTGGTGAAGGGTGCTCTATCCATGGTGGCTGTGCGTCATGCCCTTACATGAAG ATGAATTCTCTCGAGTCGCTATTTAAAATCTGCCAGCAGCTTCCTGGTGAAGACAACAGTTTATCTGTTTATCAGGCTAGTCGATTGAATGCTAAGACTTCCCTTGGGAAATTGGTTGCGGAGGTTGGGTGTGAGCCAATTTTGCATATGAGGCATTTCCAG
- the LOC119308035 gene encoding quinolinate synthase, chloroplastic-like isoform X1, with product MDTSTLAAVASFVALSTKPRLLPPLIPSRSLPRTRGSLAVCCSHSHASPPPSPLPCTASDEEEVAPPHLRLCRLAEEFGALPDADRARRLLAYAAALPPLPQADRVAANRVMGCVAQVWLLGSCDRSGRMRFAADSDSELSRGYCSCLVSALDGAGPEEVLDVDPADLAPLGVAAGARSRVNTWHNVLVGMQKRARAAIAAREGRRRGEPFPSLVIGRDGAVRAQGSYAEAKAKFLSPDQSKISELVNALREKQIGIVAHFYMDPEVQGILTAAKRQWPHIHISDSLVMADSAVQMAEAGCKYIAVLGVDFMSENVRAILDQAGFTQVGVYRMSSEQIGCSLADAASSSAYTHFLKTASRSPPSLHVIYINTSLETKARTHELVPTITCTSSNVVATILQAFAEIPDLNVWYGPDSYMGANIADLFKRMTIMSDEEITEIHPDHNRKTISSLLQRLHYYQNGNCIVHDMFGHEVVEKIKEEYCDAFLTAHFEVPGEMFSLSMEAKTRGMGVVGSTQNILDFIKYHLKQTLDRNVDDHLQFVLGTESGMITSIVAAVRQLFDSYESSKEGASIEVEIVFPVSSDAISKTSIDDSHHFGSSVANDLEQINIVPGVFSGEGCSIHGGCASCPYMKMNSLESLFKICQQLPGEDNSLSVYQASRLNAKTSLGKLVAEVGCEPILHMRHFQATKRLPDKLVHQVIHGNGGEPL from the exons ATGgacacctccaccctcgccgccgtcgCTTCCTTCGTCGCCTTGTCCACGAAGCCCCGCCTCCTCCCGCCACTCATCCCCTCTCGCAGCCTTCCACGCACCCGCGGCTCCCTTGCCGTCTGCTGCTCTCACTCCCACGCCTCTCCTCCGCCCTCGCCCCTCCCGTGCACTGCGTCCGATGAGGAGGAGGTCGCTCCTCCGCACCTCCGCCTCTGCCGGCTCGCCGAGGAGTTCGGCGCTCTCCCGGACGCCGACCGCGCGCGCCGCCTGCTCGCTTACGCGGCCGCGCTCCCGCCGCTGCCCCAGGCGGACCGCGTCGCGGCCAACCGCGTCATGGGGTGCGTCGCGCAGGTCTGGCTCCTGGGCAGCTGCGATCGCTCGGGACGCATGCGGTTCGCGGCCGACTCCGACTCCGAGCTCTCGCGCGGGTATTGTTCCTGCCTCGTCTCCGCGCTCGACGGCGCGGGCCCCGAGGAGGTGCTCGACGTGGACCCCGCCGATCTCGCGCCGCTCGGTGTGGCCGCGGGGGCGCGGTCCCGGGTCAATACGTGGCACAACGTGCTCGTCGGCATGCAGAAGCGGGCACGGGCAGCCATTGCGGCGCGCGAGGGCAGGCGTCGTGGGGAACCGTTCCCGTCGCTCGTGATCGGCCGGGACGGCGCCGTCCGCGCGCAAGGAAGCTACGCCGAGGCCAAG GCGAAGTTTTTATCTCCTGACCAGTCCAAGATTTCCGAGCTTGTGAATGCCCTCAGAGAGAAACAAATTGGGATTGTGGCCCATTTCTACATGGATCCTGAGGTGCAAGGCATACTAACTGCTGCAAAGAGGCAATGGCCCCACATTCACATATCCGACTCATTGGTAATGGCAGATAGTGCTGTTCAGATGGCTGAAGCAGGATGCAAATATATCGCTGTGCTAGGTGTTGACTTCATGTCAGAAAATGTCCGTGCAATACTTGATCAAGCAGGATTTACTCAG GTTGGTGTTTATAGAATGTCCAGCGAGCAAATTGGTTGTTCCTTGGCAGATGCTGCTTCAAGTTCTGCTTATACACATTTTCTTAAGACGGCATCAAGATCTCCTCCTTCTTTACATGTCATTTATATCAATACCTCACTGGAAACAAAAGCTCGTACTCATGAACTTGTTCCTACGATAACCTGTACCTCTTCCAATGTTGTTGCAACTATACTACAG GCATTTGCTGAAATACCAGATCTTAATGTCTGGTATGGTCCTGATTCCTATATGGGTGCGAACATAGCAGACCTATTTAAGAGAATGACTATCATGTCAGATGAAGAGATTACAGAGATACATCCAGATCACAACAGGAAAACTATAAGTTCATTATTACAACGTCTTCATTACTATCAG aATGGTAACTGTATTGTGCATGATATGTTTGGCCATGAAGTTGTGGAGAAAATAAAGGAGGAATACTGTGATGCATTTCTAACTGCACACTTTGAAGTCCCAGGAGAAATGTTCTCTTTGTCGATGGAAGCAAAGACGAGGGGAATGGGAGTAGTTGGATCCACTCAGAATATCTTAGATTTCATTAAATACCATTTGAAGCAGACTCTGGATCGGAATGTTGATGATCATCTTCAGTTTGTATTGGGAACAGAATCAGGAATGATCACTTCGATTGTTGCTGCTGTCCGGCAATTATTTGACTCCTATGAATCTTCCAAAGAAGGTGCTAGCATTGAAGTAGAAATTGTGTTCCCTGTTTCGTCAGACGCAATTTCTAAGACATCTATTGATGATTCCCATCATTTTGGCTCTTCAGTAGCGAATGATTTAGAACAGATTAATATCGTGCCTGGTGTGTTTTCTGGTGAAGGGTGCTCTATCCATGGTGGCTGTGCGTCATGCCCTTACATGAAG ATGAATTCTCTCGAGTCGCTATTTAAAATCTGCCAGCAGCTTCCTGGTGAAGACAACAGTTTATCTGTTTATCAGGCTAGTCGATTGAATGCTAAGACTTCCCTTGGGAAATTGGTTGCGGAGGTTGGGTGTGAGCCAATTTTGCATATGAGGCATTTCCAG